TCCAGCGCCGCGCGAGCGCTCCCCCCATCGCCAACCCCGCGCGAGGCAGCCTCAGCGGCGGCACGACGACAGCCGGCGTCGCGCGCCGCCAAAAGGACACGGACGCGGCGCAATACCATGTTAACAATCAGCTCGGGAGGAGACCGATGGCGAAACTGGAGAATCTGGTAGACCTGCTCGATCGCGCGCTGAAGCGTCATGGCCACCGGCCGGTGTTCGGCACGAAGACCGATGGCCGCTGGGACTGGATCACGTACGCAGAGTTCGGGCAGCTCGTCGCCAGGTTCCGCGGTGGGCTGGCGTCGCTCGGGGTCCAGCGGGGAGATCGGGTGGCCCTCATCTCCAACAACCGCGTCGAGTGGGCGGTCTCGGCTTACGCCTGCTTCAGCATGGGAGTCGCCGTCGTGCCGATGTACGAGGCGCAGCTCCCGAGCGAGTGGGCGTTCATCATCAACGATTGCGAGGCCGTGGCCGCGATCGTCGCCACGCCGCAGATCTACGGGAAATGCAAGGACCTCCCCGAGAAGGCGCCCTCGCTGAAGCACGTCGTCTGTCTGTTCGACCCCGACGGGGCGAGAGACGGCGTTCCCGGGGCGAAGATCAGCTCGTACAAGGAGCTCCTCGCCGCGGGCGAGGGGAGCCCGGCCCCGGCCATCCAGCCGACATCGAAGGACACGGCGTGCCTCATCTACACGTCGGGCACGACCGGCAACCCCAAGGGGGTGATCCTGTCGCACGGCAACATCGCCTCCAACGTCTGCGCGGTGCTGGATCTCATCCCCTTCGGCGGCGACGATCGGAGCCTTTCGTTCCTCCCGTGGGCCCACTCGTTCGGCCACACCGGCGAGCTCCACGTGATGATCACGGTGGGCGCGTCGATGGCGCTCAGCGAGTCGGTCGACAAGATCCTCGCGAACCTCGGCGAGGTGCACCCCACCGTGCTGATGAGCGTCCCGCGGATCTTCAACCGCATCTACGAGGGCGTGAAGAAGAAGATGGCGGGGAAGCCCGCGGTCATCCAGGCCCTGTTCCGCGCCGGGATGCGCGCCGCGACGAAGCAGCGGAAGGGCGAGCCCCTCGGCCTCGTCGAGCGGCTCGCGCTGGCCGTGGCCGACCGCGTCATCTTCTCGACGATACGCGCCAATGTCGGCGGCAAGCTGAAATACGCCATCAGCGGCGGGGCGGCGCTCGCCTATGAGGTGGCCGAGTTCGTCGACGCGCTCGGCATCACCGTCTTCGAGGGGTACGGCCTCACGGAGACATCGCCCGTCGTCGCCGTGAACTACCCGGGAGCCCGCCGCCTCGGCAGCGTGGGCAAGCCGATCCCGGGCGTGAAGGTCGTCATCGACAGGTCGGAGACGCACGACCCGAAGCAGGGAGAGATCGTGGTCTACGGCCCGAACGTCATGGTGGGCTATTACAAGCGTGACGAGGAGAACAAGGCCGTCTTCACGGAGGACGGCGGCTTCCGCACAGGCGATCTGGGCTACCTCGACGACGACGGCTACCTCTTCGTCACGGGCCGCATCAAGGAGCAGTACAAGCTGGAGAACGGCAAGTACATCGCGCCGGCCCCGCTCGAGGAGAAGCTCAAGCTGTCTCCGCTGATCAACGGCGCGATGGTCCACGGCGACAACCGCCCCTTCAACGTGGCGCTGATCGTGCCCGAGATGGCGGCGCTCACGGAATGGGCGCGGGCCGAGGGGCTCTCGTTCGAGTCGACGGACGCGATGCTGAAGCACCCGCGGGTGGTCGCGCACGTCCAGGCGGAGGTCGACAGGTACGCGTCCGATTTCAAGTCCTTCGAGAGGATCAAGCAGATCGCCCTCGCGGCCGAGGATTTCACGGCGGAGAACGGGATGCTGACGCCGACCCTGAAGCTGAAGCGGCGCGTGGCCCTCCAGAAGTACGGGCCCGTGATCGAGGCGCTCTACGCCGGCGCGGGCGGCGCGGGCGGCGCGGAGAAGACCGCGCCGCGCGCGGCCGCGCAGCCCAGCTGAGCCTCCCGCGCCCCCCGACCTGCGGTTCCCCGCCGCTCCCCCGCCGCGACCTGCCGTCCCCCGTCCACGCCCTCTCCCCTCCCGGCGCGCCTTCGCGTACGCTGGGCGCGCAGGGGACGCGCCGGCGCGCGCGACGCGCGACGTCGGCCGACGAACGGGAGCGGCATGACGACGACAGGCACCCAGAGGCGAACGCTGTATCCCGAGATCGAGCCGTACCGCGCCGGGAGGCTGCGCGTCTCCGATCTTCACGAGATCTATTTCGAGGAGTCGGGCAATCCGCGCGGCAAACCGGTGGTCTTCGTGCACGGCGGCCCCGGGGGCGGCACGGAGCCGAAGCAGCGGCGCTTCTTCGACCCGGCCGCGTACCGGATCGTGCTCTTCGACCAGCGGGGCTGCGGCAGGAGCACGCCGTACGCGAGCCTGGAGGAGAACACCACCTGGTACCTCGTCGAGGACATGGAGAAGCTCCGCGAGCACCTCGGGATCGAGCGCTGGCTGGTGTTCGGCGGCTCGTGGGGGAGCACGCTGTCGCTGGCCTACGCCGAGCGGCACCCGGAGCGGGTGACGGAGCTCGTGCTGCGCGGCATCTTCCTCCTGCGGAAGCAGGAGCTCGACTGGTTCTATCAGCGGGGCGCGAGCGCCATCTTCCCCGACGCGTGGGAGGAGTACCTCGCGTTCATCCCCGAGGCCGAGCGGGACGACCTGCTCACGGCGTACCACCGGCGCCTCACGAGCCCGGACCCCGGGTTGCAGCAGCGGGCGGCGCGCGCGTGGAGCGTCTGGGAGGGGCGGACGAGCTGCCTGTTCACGAACCATGAGCTCGTCGCGAAGACGTCAGGTGATGATTTCGCCCTCGCGTTCGCCCGGATCGAGTGCCACTATTTCATGAACAAGGGGTTCTTCACGGCGGAGACGCAGCTGCTCGACGACGTGCACCGGATCCGCCATATCCCGACCGTCATCGTGCAGGGCCGCTACGATGTCGTCTGTCCGCCGGAGAGCGCGTGGGCGCTCCACCGCGCGTTCCCCGAGTCCGATCTGCGCATCGTGGCGGACGCAGGGCACTCGGCGATGGAGCCGGGCATCCTGCACGAGCTGGTCGAGGCGACCGACCGGTTCCGTTGACCGGCGGTCAACGAGCGCGGCCGAGGTCGCTGGACACGCGCAGTACACCAAACACCGTATTTCGCGGTCAACCACCTCCCGAGCGCCGCTCTCTCCCTCTCGCTCTCCACGAATTCAGGCCGAGAGCGGGTTGTCGAGTCTGCTGGAGCCTGCCTCTCGGGGTGCGATCCGGCCGAATTGCGCCGGACTCGGCCCTCCGGCCGCTTGCGCCGCGTGGGGTCGGTCTTTAACGTAAACCGAGGGAAGGGTTGATTCCCCCGTGGAGGCTTATGGCAAAAAAGGCAGCACGGAAGACGTGGATCCTGGTCTCCGACGCAAGCCGCGCCCAGCTCTATCGCGAAGAGCCTGCGGGCAAGGGCTTCACCCTGCTCGAGTCATACAACCATGACGAGAGCCGGGCGCGCGTGCGGGATCTGATGGCCGACGCGCACGGCCGCAAGCCGAACGGCACCTCCAGCGGGAACGGCAGCCTCGGCAACGGCGCAGGGGGCCAGTACCTCGGCCGTCCCGGCGCCGCTCCCGACACCGATCCCAAGGAGGTCGAGAAGCAGAAGTTCGCCCAGGAGCTCGCGGCGGTGCTGGAGAAGGGGTTGAACGAGCACGCCTACGAGACGCTGGTGCTCGTCGCGCCGCCTCACTTCCTGGGCCTGCTCCGCGGCACGGTGAGCAAGCAGGTCAGTAACCACATCGAGGCGAGCGTGGACAAGGACCTGAGCTGGCTGGACGGCCCTCGGCTCACGGAGCGGCTGCGCGAGCTGCGGGCCGGGTAACGCCGCTCCCCGCTGCCTCGAACGTATAGGCGACGCCGAGCCCGACGACGTTCGCCCGGGCGCTGTAGGCGCCGCCATTGATGGTGTTCGGGTCCTCCGGCGGATTGGCCCGCACCGGGCTCACCTGCGGGAGCCGCGCTTTTCTCGGATCGACCCTCACGTCCGCGGCGAAGGCGTGCGCATAGCTCGCGTCGAGGCGCCACCGGCCGAGGTGGACGCCGAGGCCGGCCGCCGTCGTCAGCTTGGTCGCGTCGATCGTGAGGACCGACAGGTACTCGGGCGGGACGGCGCTCTGCTCGAGGCTCACGCCGGCGCGCAGATCCCACCGCGCGCCCGCGAGGTCGAAGGAATACTCGCCCCCGAGCCTCGCCGAGAGTGAGTTCTCGAACCGCCGCGGGAACGAGACGGCTGGCACGCGGAACGCCTCCGGGAAGCCGGCGACGTTCCGGAGCACCACGCCGTCGGGCTCGACGAGGATGTCGTCGTGCATGCTCCAGCCCTCGACGCCGAGCCCGAGCTCCACGCGCAGGTCGTCCACGACCCGCGCTTCCACGCCGGCGCGGAGGACCCACGGCAGATCGAACGCGACGTCGGCGTCCTCGCCCTCCTGGACGGCGCGCTCGAAGACGGGCGCCGCGGGGAGCCGCGCCCTGAATTTGGCCGGCGCGCGCACCCAGATGGGCAGCTGGAAGGCCAGGCCGACACGCCAGCGCGGCGTCGGGACGAAGAGCGCCCCGAGCTGGCCCGTGGGCGCCACGATGGGCGCGACGCTGAGCTCGGAATGGATGTCCCACTCCGGATCTTCGGGCGCGCAGAACATCCGCTCCGGGAGGCACCCGGAGACCACCATCCGGCTGTTGAACGTGCCGACCAGCGCGCCGAGCCCGGCGCCGAAGCGCCACTCGGGCGACGGCGCGTACGCCGCCCCGACCCCCAGGAGCGCGAGCGCGGAGCCCTCGAGCGTGAGCAGCGCGTAGCGCTGGGGCGCCGGCATGCCGTTCACCTGCTCCGGATAGCTGGAGAGGGCCGCGTACGGCGCCCACATCCCGCCCCAGACGACCCACCGCGGGTCGACCTTGAACGACGCCGCCAGCGTGGGGATCGGCAGCACCGGCGCGCTGCCGGTCACCGGATCCATCGTCTGCACGAAGCTCGCGCCCGTCGGCTCGCCGGTATTCGGATCGACCTGCCGTACGATCGCCTGGCGCGTGTGCCGGCTGCGCCACTCGAAGAGCCCGACGTCGAACAGCACCTGGGTGCCGGCCTCGTAGACGCCCGCAGGGTTGTAGGCGATCGCCCCGAGATCGTCGCCGCCGGCGATGTACGCCCCGCCGCGGGACGACGGGCGGACGCCGCGGTCGGTGAAGTACAGCCCGGCGGCGACGGCGTCGCCCGCGGGCAGGAGGAGCGCCCCCGCGGCGGACGCCACGGAGAGCACGGCGCGGATCGTGGGCTTTTGCACGTGGATCACTCGTGCGGCCGGTTCTTGACGATGGCGTAGATCTGCTCGAGCCCGCGGGTCTCGTCCGTCAGGAAGTCCCTGGCCGAGACAAACAGCTGCCGGTAGTCCTCCGCCGTCAGCGGCGCGCCGCTCCCGGCCTCGATGCGGTTCACGTCCGCGAACGCGTCGAGGAACACGTCGAGCGGCGCTCGGCCGTCCGCCATCGGCGTCACGAGCGCCGGGAGCACGTGCTCCATCGCGTGATACCTGTCGTACCGATCGTCGTTGAGCGCCTTCAGCGCGTTGAGCCCCGCGTCGGCCGCGCCTGGACCGCCGGCGCCCCCCGCCGGGGTCAGCGCGGTCGACGCGGCCTTCAGGATCCGGCGCAAGGCGTCGTCGTCGGCGAGGAGCTGGAGGCCGTCGGCGAGCGTCGTCGAGAGCGCCTGGAACGGGGCGCCGGCTGCATCCGCGTCGAGCAGGTAGGTGAGGAACCGCTCGATCTCCCGCCGCGCCGGCTCGTGGGCGCGGACTGCCTCCATCACGTCGACGGCGGCGGCGAACAGCGGGTGGCCCAGGAGGTCGCTCATCGTCGCGCCGAGCTCCTTCTGCGCCCAGGCGCACCGCCCCGTCGTCTCGCGATCGGGGCAGTGGGCGTTCAGCTGCTCGCGGAGGACGCGCAGGACGAGGGCGCCCATCCTCGGGAGCGCGCGGTTCTTGAACCGGGCCTCAGGCCCCGACCCCTCGACCGCAAGCAGCGCATCGACGAGCTCGTCCACGCCGCGCTTCCACTGGCCCTCTCGCTCGGCGGCGTCGGGCGCATTGCGCTGCGCGAAGCGCGCGTCGATGCCGTTCAGAGCGCCGGCGAGGAGGGTGAACACGGTGAGCTGCTCCTGGACCCGACCATCCGCCCACGTGGCCTTCTTCTTCCCCCAGCGGTCGACCATGCCCACGCCGACCGCGTAGCGGGTGCTGAAGAGGGTGCGCGCGAGCTTCTCGAGGACCTGCGCCTTCGTCAGCGGCCGATCGGCCGCGGGGCCGCGCCGCACGGTCACGGACGTGTCGCGCGCCATCCGGGCGAACGCCACCGACGACGCGAGGACGTCCTTGGCCCGGAGCGCGTCGGCCATGAGCGGCTCGTAGGAGTTGGCCCCTGCCTCCGAGCAGTACGCGGTGTTGGTCTTGGGCGAGCCGGCCTTGATGCACTCCGGCCCGTGCTGCTTGCCCGGCCAGTGATGGTACGCCGTGCTGAAGAGATCGATCAGGATGTCCTCCCCCGTGGAATCCGGGGCGACCTCGGCGAACGCCGCCACGATGGGGCTCAGGTACTCGCCGAGCCCGAGCTGCTCCAGCAAGAAGGCCGTCCCCGGGTGGCGCACCCGGATCAGGCCCTCGGGGGAGCTGCACTCGTTCACGCCCAGCGCGTTCCTCGGGCAATGGATCGTGCCGGCCGGCTCGAGGGTCCCGGAGATGAACAGGTTCGTCGTCAGGTTCCCGCCCGCTCCCGACAGCGCCCGGAAGGGATCCAGATCCTGCAGCGCCGGGAACCTGTCCGAGTCGGCTCCGAAATAGATGAGGCGGTTCAGCGCGGCCGGGGTGGGATGGCTCGTCAAGCCGTGGATGCCGCTCGAGGACTCGAGCACCGAGTCCGTCACGGCGAGCGCAAGGACCGTCGGCTTGACCTCGAGCACCGCCTTCTTGTCGTGCCCCTCCGGGAGGAGCGAGTCGAGGTAGAAGGCCGCCAGGTTGTCGATCTGGAACAGCTCGCACTCGGCGTACTCGACGAAGGGCACCGTGACCTCGAAGACGCTGACCACCGCGCCCTCCTTGTTGCACTGCCTGACGCCGGCGGTGTCGTGCATGAGCTGCATCAGCCGCTCCATGCCCGAGCGGTTGTCGCCGATCTTCGGCTTCGTCTGATCCACCGGCGTCCGCGGCGCGGCGATCGTCGGCGCCCCGACGGTGAGGTTGATCGCCGGGCCGTTCAGCTGCGCCGGGTTGTACGCGTACCGGTCGCGGGTCGTGAGCATCGCCGCGATCGCGTCGCCCGCGTGCCGCGCGCCGCCGCGCGAGGCGAGGAGCGCGTCGCTCCCGAGCGCCTCGATCAAGCGCGCCACGAGCCCCGGCTGCTCGACGGCCCTGCCGAGCACCGCCGAGAGCTCGTCCCAGAGCGGCGCCTTCTCGTCGATGCGCGCGGGCGCCTCCTTGCCCTGGGCGGCCAGCCGGTCGTGCTCGCGGGCGACATCCCGGATGCGCAGCGCCGCGGCGGTCATACGCGCGAGCTCCGCCTCGCGGTTCTCGAGCAGATCGATGAGCGTGAGCAGGAGGACGTCCGAGTCCTTGTCGGCGAGCACCTGGCCGACCGCGTGCGCGAGGTCGGCGAGCGGCGAGTCCTCGCCGCGGAAGCGGCGGTACGACAGGCAGCCGTCGCACCGCTCGCCCGCGGGCACGATCCTGCCGCGGCGGGCGTCGTAGCGGGCCTCCTCGCGGTCGCCGAAGAGCAGGTACGCGCCGGAGAGCGCGTACATGAGCCCTTCGTGCTCGGTCTTCCACGGCTCCGGATCGCCTTTGCCCGCGTACCGGGTCCCGTCGACGAGCGGCACGATCGACCGCAGCGCCGCGCCGAGGACGGTGCGGGAGGTGTCGACGTAGGCGTAGAGCTCCGGCGAGAGGCCCCCGAACGGGTCCCGCGGCGGCTCGGTGACGCCGGGGATGGAGAACGGCGGTTCGATCGCGAGGGGCGCGCCGCTCCGGTCCACGAACCTGCCGGACGCGTCGATGTCGGCGAGGCCGTCGCGGTCGGCGTCGGCGAACGGCGCCGGGACCCCCTCGCCCTGGGGGAGGACCCACCCGCGCCCATCGCGGCGGGCGATGAAGATCGACGGCGGCGCGGCGAGCCCGGGGTGCTCCGCGAGCAGCGCCGCCTGCGTGAGCTCCAGGGTCGTGCGCGGGCGGCTCGGCTGCGCGGTGGCGGCGTCGACCGCGAGCGGCGCCCGCTCCGGCAGCGACAGCGTGGCCAGCTCCTGCTCGCCTGCCGCGAGCAGCGCCTGGAGCGCGGGCGCCCCCGGGCCGCCGGGGCCGAGCACGTCGAGCGCCGCCACGGTCATCGGGCGCAGCCCGGGGTACGCGAGCGCCGCGCCCGCCATGCCGAGCCCCACCTCCGCCGAGCGATAGCCCCGGCGCCCCCAGATGCTCGCGAGGGCGCAGACCGGCGCTCCCTGCCCCTCTGCCCTGCCGCAGGCGATCGGCGCCCGCTCCCGCTGCCTCTTCTGGTCGCCCTCCTCTTCCTCCGGCCCCGCGTTCTCCTCGCCGCCGTGGATGAGCGCGTCGAGGAGACGGGCGATCCCCCGGGTCGACTCGGGCAGGACCGCCGGCCCCGCCGCGTCGAACGGGTTCGACTCGTAGAGCGGCGCGAGGGTCTGCGAGAGGCTCAGGACGGCATCGTGCA
The DNA window shown above is from Sorangium aterium and carries:
- a CDS encoding AMP-dependent synthetase/ligase, with translation MAKLENLVDLLDRALKRHGHRPVFGTKTDGRWDWITYAEFGQLVARFRGGLASLGVQRGDRVALISNNRVEWAVSAYACFSMGVAVVPMYEAQLPSEWAFIINDCEAVAAIVATPQIYGKCKDLPEKAPSLKHVVCLFDPDGARDGVPGAKISSYKELLAAGEGSPAPAIQPTSKDTACLIYTSGTTGNPKGVILSHGNIASNVCAVLDLIPFGGDDRSLSFLPWAHSFGHTGELHVMITVGASMALSESVDKILANLGEVHPTVLMSVPRIFNRIYEGVKKKMAGKPAVIQALFRAGMRAATKQRKGEPLGLVERLALAVADRVIFSTIRANVGGKLKYAISGGAALAYEVAEFVDALGITVFEGYGLTETSPVVAVNYPGARRLGSVGKPIPGVKVVIDRSETHDPKQGEIVVYGPNVMVGYYKRDEENKAVFTEDGGFRTGDLGYLDDDGYLFVTGRIKEQYKLENGKYIAPAPLEEKLKLSPLINGAMVHGDNRPFNVALIVPEMAALTEWARAEGLSFESTDAMLKHPRVVAHVQAEVDRYASDFKSFERIKQIALAAEDFTAENGMLTPTLKLKRRVALQKYGPVIEALYAGAGGAGGAEKTAPRAAAQPS
- a CDS encoding OmpP1/FadL family transporter; the protein is MQKPTIRAVLSVASAAGALLLPAGDAVAAGLYFTDRGVRPSSRGGAYIAGGDDLGAIAYNPAGVYEAGTQVLFDVGLFEWRSRHTRQAIVRQVDPNTGEPTGASFVQTMDPVTGSAPVLPIPTLAASFKVDPRWVVWGGMWAPYAALSSYPEQVNGMPAPQRYALLTLEGSALALLGVGAAYAPSPEWRFGAGLGALVGTFNSRMVVSGCLPERMFCAPEDPEWDIHSELSVAPIVAPTGQLGALFVPTPRWRVGLAFQLPIWVRAPAKFRARLPAAPVFERAVQEGEDADVAFDLPWVLRAGVEARVVDDLRVELGLGVEGWSMHDDILVEPDGVVLRNVAGFPEAFRVPAVSFPRRFENSLSARLGGEYSFDLAGARWDLRAGVSLEQSAVPPEYLSVLTIDATKLTTAAGLGVHLGRWRLDASYAHAFAADVRVDPRKARLPQVSPVRANPPEDPNTINGGAYSARANVVGLGVAYTFEAAGSGVTRPAARAAAP
- a CDS encoding host attachment protein; this encodes MAKKAARKTWILVSDASRAQLYREEPAGKGFTLLESYNHDESRARVRDLMADAHGRKPNGTSSGNGSLGNGAGGQYLGRPGAAPDTDPKEVEKQKFAQELAAVLEKGLNEHAYETLVLVAPPHFLGLLRGTVSKQVSNHIEASVDKDLSWLDGPRLTERLRELRAG
- the pip gene encoding prolyl aminopeptidase; translated protein: MTTTGTQRRTLYPEIEPYRAGRLRVSDLHEIYFEESGNPRGKPVVFVHGGPGGGTEPKQRRFFDPAAYRIVLFDQRGCGRSTPYASLEENTTWYLVEDMEKLREHLGIERWLVFGGSWGSTLSLAYAERHPERVTELVLRGIFLLRKQELDWFYQRGASAIFPDAWEEYLAFIPEAERDDLLTAYHRRLTSPDPGLQQRAARAWSVWEGRTSCLFTNHELVAKTSGDDFALAFARIECHYFMNKGFFTAETQLLDDVHRIRHIPTVIVQGRYDVVCPPESAWALHRAFPESDLRIVADAGHSAMEPGILHELVEATDRFR